The Streptomyces sp. NBC_01197 genome window below encodes:
- a CDS encoding ABC transporter substrate-binding protein, protein MSTPPSDFESGPTDAPAIRIGVLVPLTRPGWAEAGRHLLAGLQLGVREVNDAGGIAGTPLELVVRDTAADPQKAAAAVDELARLGVAAVAGEYHSVVARAAAARADALCLPFLCSSAVLDTLTDQPTEWVARIAPAQSHGWQIYADFLLGAGHSRIAVAAQPSVYWASGTRILRDYLAPRGGTVTELDMGALTPAAVCDALVDQRATALLLLVGHPEPAVSIVKSVRRDQRLAGVMIGAPAGQPEFNEWATALGDEGASIPFLRYLPERAGPLGARVGTALREQLGEAPSFVAFEGYDTVAVLADVLRSHGADRARTAADWPRVAIEGTRGQIQFSRPPGISVWQWAWAPVQVVDRDPAEPGRFRVLHSG, encoded by the coding sequence ATGAGTACCCCACCTTCCGACTTTGAGTCAGGGCCAACTGACGCCCCGGCCATCCGGATCGGCGTTCTCGTTCCGCTGACTCGGCCCGGCTGGGCCGAGGCAGGCCGGCACTTGCTCGCCGGACTGCAGCTGGGCGTTCGCGAAGTCAATGACGCCGGCGGGATCGCCGGAACGCCACTGGAACTGGTGGTCCGGGACACCGCGGCTGATCCGCAGAAGGCCGCGGCTGCCGTTGATGAGTTGGCTCGTCTGGGCGTGGCTGCCGTGGCCGGGGAGTATCACAGCGTCGTCGCTCGCGCCGCTGCCGCCAGGGCCGACGCCCTCTGCCTGCCGTTCCTCTGCTCGTCAGCGGTTCTCGACACGCTCACCGACCAGCCGACGGAATGGGTCGCACGCATCGCCCCTGCGCAGTCCCATGGCTGGCAGATCTACGCGGACTTCCTCCTCGGCGCGGGCCACAGCCGAATCGCCGTGGCAGCCCAGCCGAGCGTCTACTGGGCGTCCGGGACCCGCATTCTGCGGGACTACCTCGCTCCTCGCGGCGGCACCGTCACCGAACTCGACATGGGCGCGCTCACCCCCGCGGCCGTGTGCGACGCACTCGTCGACCAGCGCGCGACAGCCCTCCTCCTTCTGGTCGGCCACCCGGAGCCGGCCGTGTCGATCGTCAAGTCCGTCCGCCGCGACCAGCGCCTCGCCGGGGTCATGATCGGTGCTCCGGCCGGGCAACCGGAGTTCAACGAATGGGCGACGGCGCTGGGCGACGAGGGCGCCTCGATCCCGTTCCTGCGCTACCTGCCCGAGCGCGCCGGCCCACTCGGTGCACGCGTCGGTACGGCCCTCCGCGAACAGCTGGGCGAAGCGCCCTCCTTCGTCGCCTTCGAGGGCTACGACACGGTCGCCGTCCTCGCCGATGTACTGCGTTCGCACGGCGCGGACCGGGCACGAACTGCGGCAGACTGGCCGCGCGTCGCGATCGAAGGCACCCGCGGACAGATCCAGTTCTCCCGCCCGCCGGGCATCAGCGTGTGGCAGTGGGCTTGGGCGCCGGTCCAAGTCGTTGATCGAGATCCGGCGGAACCCGGTCGTTTCCGGGTCCTTCACTCCGGCTGA
- a CDS encoding VOC family protein produces MTIALQYCHITVNDPDEALTFYRDALGLEVRNDVASGDFRWVTLGSASQPGLEIVISEPHAGRSQADGDALQELLTKGVLPNIVFCSDDLDATFEKLLESGAEVLQEPIDQPWGPRDCAFRDPSGNMVRISQAPKA; encoded by the coding sequence ATGACCATTGCGCTCCAGTACTGCCACATCACCGTGAACGACCCGGACGAGGCCCTCACCTTCTACCGTGACGCGCTCGGCCTTGAGGTGCGCAACGACGTCGCGTCGGGCGACTTCCGCTGGGTCACCCTTGGCAGCGCCTCTCAGCCCGGCCTTGAGATCGTGATCTCGGAACCGCACGCCGGCCGCTCCCAGGCCGACGGCGACGCCCTGCAGGAACTGCTCACCAAGGGCGTCCTGCCGAACATCGTCTTCTGCTCCGACGACCTCGACGCGACCTTCGAGAAGTTGCTGGAGTCCGGCGCGGAGGTGCTCCAGGAGCCCATCGACCAGCCCTGGGGGCCGCGCGACTGCGCGTTCCGTGACCCCTCCGGCAACATGGTGCGGATCTCCCAGGCGCCGAAGGCGTAG
- a CDS encoding winged helix-turn-helix transcriptional regulator — protein MTDAVPTDQKWTDPTCPVARTVDLVGDRWSLLIVRDAMDGATSFTDFLSRLGVARNILSDRLRKLTAHGILVTSAPPGAKRYTYQLSDAGRELFTVIVALRQWGEDHAFAPGEDHSVLTDRDGREMPRFHVLDQKGRPVTATTSHVRKVGERHGELEF, from the coding sequence ATGACGGACGCGGTGCCAACCGATCAGAAGTGGACCGACCCGACGTGCCCGGTCGCGCGCACGGTCGACCTCGTGGGCGACCGGTGGAGCCTGCTCATCGTCCGTGACGCCATGGACGGCGCGACGTCGTTCACCGACTTCCTGAGCCGCCTCGGCGTCGCCCGCAACATCCTCAGCGACCGGCTACGGAAGCTCACCGCGCACGGCATCCTCGTTACGAGCGCGCCCCCGGGAGCCAAGCGGTACACGTACCAACTCAGCGACGCCGGGCGGGAATTGTTCACCGTCATTGTCGCGCTCAGGCAGTGGGGGGAAGACCACGCCTTCGCTCCCGGCGAGGACCACTCCGTTCTGACCGACCGCGACGGACGCGAAATGCCCCGCTTCCACGTTCTGGACCAGAAGGGGCGGCCCGTCACGGCAACGACTTCACACGTGCGCAAGGTCGGCGAGCGACACGGCGAGCTTGAGTTTTGA
- a CDS encoding helix-turn-helix transcriptional regulator encodes MKSRGLEHLVQLRRARDLIDREYARPLDVPTMARHALMSPGHFSRQFRATYGETPYSYLMTRRIERAMALLRGGTSVTDTCMEVGCSSLGSFSSRFSELVGESPTAYRAREHGAVTAMPPCVAKVRTRPVRGAPTGGKRTADAQNGAVRPGDARPGGAQPGTESGRIEEAGSSAAI; translated from the coding sequence ATGAAATCGCGTGGTCTCGAGCACCTCGTGCAGCTGCGCCGGGCACGGGATCTGATCGACCGGGAGTACGCGCGTCCGCTCGACGTGCCGACGATGGCCCGGCACGCGCTCATGTCACCGGGACACTTCTCGCGACAGTTCCGGGCGACCTACGGCGAGACGCCGTACAGCTATCTCATGACCCGCCGTATCGAGCGGGCGATGGCGCTGCTGCGCGGCGGTACGAGTGTGACCGACACGTGCATGGAGGTCGGCTGCAGTTCGCTCGGCTCGTTTAGTTCGCGGTTCAGCGAACTCGTGGGGGAGTCGCCGACGGCGTACCGCGCCCGCGAGCATGGCGCCGTCACGGCGATGCCCCCGTGCGTGGCGAAGGTGCGCACCCGGCCGGTCAGGGGCGCCCCGACCGGCGGCAAAAGGACGGCAGACGCACAGAACGGCGCTGTACGGCCCGGCGACGCACGGCCCGGCGGCGCACAGCCCGGAACCGAATCGGGCAGGATTGAAGAAGCGGGCTCATCGGCCGCCATCTAG
- a CDS encoding MmyB family transcriptional regulator produces the protein MSGLRKALPYGAIERHRDGFRLTAQPDAVDAWSSGSTGCAWWADQNVYRHTHGSKHFHHPIVGPLTLNYESLTLPADPDQRLSVYTVEAGTSSEEALRLLATWIRQPEPSKGQHAEH, from the coding sequence GTGTCCGGGCTGCGGAAGGCACTGCCGTACGGGGCGATCGAGAGGCACCGGGACGGCTTCCGGCTGACGGCGCAGCCCGACGCCGTCGACGCCTGGTCGTCCGGCTCGACGGGTTGCGCCTGGTGGGCCGACCAGAACGTGTATCGGCACACGCATGGCAGCAAACACTTCCACCACCCGATCGTCGGCCCGCTCACCCTCAATTACGAGTCCCTCACCCTGCCCGCCGACCCAGACCAGCGGCTGAGTGTCTACACCGTCGAGGCAGGCACCAGCTCCGAAGAGGCGCTTCGGCTACTGGCCACGTGGATACGGCAGCCCGAGCCCTCGAAGGGGCAGCACGCAGAGCATTAG
- a CDS encoding MFS transporter has translation MSSTITSGQRFVLASVCAVAVSTIYAIQPVLEAAGSDLGLAGSTLGWLVAVGQLGYFAGLVLLVPLGDVLNRRTLIVGHLMLTGAGATITSLAPSGVVAGVGLAVAGLFAVVVQITVAYVAATSPEGERGRNIGTVTSGVVLGILAVRVLAGVLGESVGWRAVYAVLAVLCIALALVAQVALYSDARPARARYRDALATAGRLVVTDRLFLSRGLIAFFLFASFGTLWSGLALPLGAAPWHFGTTAVGLFGLAGLVGAVAASRAGAWADAGRARAVTGWSLALLAASWALTTRTTPTLWLLITGVVLLDFAVQAVHVSNQHLLTAAHPERSSSVIGAYMAFYSLGSALGATTTTWAYTAAGWWASCLLGAAYAVAALAVWTLARRATASLLVDPVPEPPSPSPPPPPPASASASASASASQKLA, from the coding sequence ATGTCGTCGACGATCACAAGCGGTCAGCGTTTCGTCCTGGCGTCGGTGTGCGCGGTGGCGGTGTCCACGATCTACGCGATCCAGCCGGTGCTGGAGGCTGCGGGCAGCGATCTCGGGCTGGCCGGGTCAACGCTGGGTTGGCTGGTCGCTGTCGGCCAACTCGGTTATTTCGCTGGGCTCGTGCTGCTGGTGCCGCTCGGGGATGTCCTCAACCGGCGCACGCTGATCGTCGGGCATCTGATGCTCACCGGCGCAGGTGCGACGATCACGTCTCTCGCACCCAGCGGAGTGGTCGCCGGGGTCGGCCTGGCGGTCGCGGGCCTGTTCGCGGTGGTTGTGCAGATCACGGTGGCCTACGTCGCGGCCACCTCACCGGAAGGCGAGCGCGGCCGCAACATCGGCACGGTCACCTCGGGGGTGGTGCTCGGGATCCTCGCCGTCCGCGTGCTCGCGGGCGTGCTGGGTGAAAGCGTCGGCTGGCGGGCCGTCTACGCCGTACTTGCCGTCCTCTGCATCGCTCTCGCCCTGGTCGCGCAGGTGGCCCTGTACTCCGACGCGCGACCCGCGCGAGCCCGCTACCGGGACGCCCTCGCCACCGCGGGGCGTCTCGTCGTCACCGACCGGCTCTTCCTCAGCCGGGGGCTGATCGCTTTCTTCCTGTTCGCGTCCTTCGGCACCCTGTGGAGCGGGCTTGCTCTGCCGTTGGGGGCCGCACCCTGGCATTTCGGCACGACGGCCGTCGGGCTGTTCGGTCTGGCCGGCCTCGTCGGCGCCGTGGCCGCCTCGCGCGCGGGCGCCTGGGCCGACGCGGGGCGTGCCCGGGCCGTCACCGGCTGGTCGCTGGCGCTCCTGGCCGCGTCCTGGGCGCTCACCACGCGGACGACACCGACCCTGTGGCTGCTCATCACGGGCGTCGTACTGCTGGACTTCGCGGTCCAGGCCGTGCACGTGAGCAATCAGCACCTCCTCACCGCCGCGCACCCCGAACGCTCCAGCAGCGTCATCGGCGCCTACATGGCCTTCTACTCACTCGGCTCCGCCCTCGGCGCCACCACTACGACATGGGCGTACACCGCCGCGGGGTGGTGGGCGTCCTGCCTGCTCGGCGCGGCTTACGCCGTCGCCGCGCTGGCCGTGTGGACACTCGCACGGCGCGCTACGGCTTCGCTTCTCGTGGACCCGGTCCCGGAGCCGCCCTCGCCCTCGCCCCCGCCGCCGCCCCCGGCCTCGGCTTCGGCTTCGGCTTCGGCTTCGGCTTCGCAGAAGCTTGCGTGA